The following coding sequences are from one Paenibacillus sp. FSL R5-0912 window:
- a CDS encoding U32 family peptidase, with translation MTELLAPAGSMEALKAAISNGCDAIYLGMQKFGARAYSSNFDLETLKEAVTYAHLRNVKIYVAMNTIVFENEVDEMKEQINELNKIGVDGIIVQDLTAFDYIVKNFVDMEAHCSTQMGIDDVDGTLLFKELGAKRVVLSREVKIEKVKEIKRIAEIPLEIFVHGALCVSYSGNCLMSGLLGNRCANRGRCVGSCRKEYELIDKTTDTSLGKSYILSTKDLNTIDYIHDLKEIDSLKIEGRMKAPTYVANVVSKYRKALDHKITEEDKENLKKTFNRTFTKGYLFHEDRRNITNILKPNNFGYEIGTISKIVKDMYEITLTRPLNQNDTIRISHNNEDVNLAVAKLYDKEGELINKADDVCYIKIKEKVSTGDLVYKTKDYFYNKELEASLEKEFKRFDLDIRVYASPDSKLVIDAEGLGFTYSYESEEILGEAINNPTTKDQVIKQFSRLNDTIFELNHVEYEECNAFIPAKLLNAARRDIVLGLYDLKLNSQKIRTKALEAKKKISFAPEEPYLTASVTTREQYEACVSCGIKEIYFKNVVRRNQNDYKAKEGQLLIGGYGGIYHYRGTNPFVTDYSLNVVNATSCYELYKLGAKRVTLSYELNKSQIENLVNAYVEENDGYPALEMVVYGRVPLMFTKYCPMKKMNQCKICRTKSYELKDEHGTFPILSHNDCTTTILNGKTLNLLDELPNLKGIEALRLNFTVESKEQVVNVIHMASGKLNGSMNNAVFNQETDTRGHFNKEIV, from the coding sequence ATGACTGAATTATTAGCTCCAGCAGGAAGTATGGAAGCTTTAAAAGCTGCAATATCTAATGGTTGTGATGCAATATACTTAGGAATGCAAAAATTTGGTGCACGTGCATACTCCTCTAATTTTGATTTAGAAACGTTAAAAGAGGCTGTTACGTATGCGCACCTGAGGAATGTTAAAATCTATGTTGCCATGAATACCATCGTTTTTGAAAACGAAGTTGATGAGATGAAAGAACAGATAAACGAATTAAATAAAATCGGTGTGGATGGCATTATCGTCCAGGACCTGACTGCTTTCGATTATATCGTTAAAAACTTTGTTGATATGGAAGCACATTGTTCCACTCAAATGGGAATCGACGATGTAGACGGAACTTTATTATTTAAAGAACTTGGTGCGAAAAGAGTTGTTCTGTCCCGTGAGGTCAAGATTGAAAAAGTAAAAGAGATCAAAAGAATAGCTGAAATCCCTTTAGAAATTTTTGTTCACGGTGCTTTATGTGTATCTTATTCGGGAAATTGTCTAATGTCAGGATTGCTCGGCAATCGATGCGCAAATCGCGGAAGATGTGTGGGTTCATGCCGTAAGGAGTATGAACTAATCGATAAGACAACAGATACATCTTTAGGGAAAAGCTATATTCTATCTACTAAGGACTTAAACACCATCGATTATATCCATGATTTAAAAGAAATCGATTCTTTAAAAATAGAAGGCCGAATGAAGGCGCCTACGTATGTGGCTAATGTGGTATCCAAATATCGCAAGGCCTTAGATCATAAAATAACCGAAGAAGACAAGGAAAATCTGAAAAAAACATTCAATAGAACATTTACTAAAGGGTATTTGTTTCACGAAGACAGGAGAAATATTACAAACATCTTAAAACCGAATAACTTTGGTTATGAAATTGGAACAATCAGCAAGATTGTTAAAGACATGTATGAAATAACACTTACACGTCCTTTAAATCAAAACGATACAATCAGAATAAGTCACAACAATGAAGATGTTAATCTGGCTGTTGCCAAACTGTACGATAAAGAGGGCGAATTAATCAACAAAGCAGACGATGTCTGCTATATCAAAATCAAAGAAAAGGTGTCTACGGGAGATTTAGTATATAAAACGAAGGATTATTTCTATAACAAAGAATTAGAAGCATCACTGGAAAAAGAATTTAAGCGGTTTGACCTTGATATTAGAGTATATGCATCTCCAGATTCAAAGCTTGTCATAGATGCGGAGGGCTTAGGCTTTACTTATTCATATGAAAGCGAGGAAATACTAGGCGAAGCCATTAATAATCCAACAACGAAAGACCAGGTCATCAAGCAATTCTCAAGATTAAATGATACGATATTCGAACTTAATCATGTCGAGTATGAGGAATGCAATGCATTTATTCCAGCTAAGCTGTTGAATGCAGCAAGAAGAGATATTGTACTGGGCTTATATGACTTAAAGCTTAACAGCCAAAAGATAAGAACCAAGGCTTTGGAAGCAAAGAAAAAAATAAGCTTTGCCCCTGAGGAACCCTACCTTACGGCCTCTGTAACGACTAGGGAGCAGTACGAGGCTTGCGTGAGCTGTGGAATTAAGGAAATCTATTTTAAAAACGTGGTTAGAAGAAATCAGAATGATTATAAGGCAAAAGAAGGGCAGCTACTCATCGGAGGATATGGTGGAATTTATCACTACAGAGGAACGAATCCGTTTGTTACGGACTATTCTCTAAATGTTGTTAATGCTACTAGTTGCTATGAATTATATAAATTAGGGGCAAAACGAGTCACTTTATCTTACGAATTGAATAAGAGCCAAATTGAAAATTTAGTGAATGCTTATGTTGAAGAAAATGACGGATATCCTGCACTGGAAATGGTTGTATATGGCAGGGTGCCTTTGATGTTTACCAAATATTGTCCGATGAAAAAAATGAATCAATGCAAAATTTGCAGAACGAAGAGCTATGAGTTAAAGGATGAGCACGGAACGTTCCCTATCCTTTCCCATAATGATTGTACAACGACGATCCTGAATGGGAAGACGCTTAATCTTCTGGATGAGCTACCCAACCTCAAAGGAATCGAGGCGCTCCGATTAAACTTCACCGTTGAATCCAAAGAGCAGGTTGTGAACGTCATTCATATGGCGTCAGGTAAATTAAATGGCTCAATGAATAATGCTGTCTTTAATCAGGAAACAGACACAAGAGGACATTTTAATAAAGAGATTGTGTAG
- a CDS encoding Ger(x)C family spore germination protein, whose protein sequence is MVPYKHYGLLAVVSLMWMAGCSSPYVENNKIEEIAPVVFWSVDKGTEGKLRISTLVPPLIQEKKRLLSKEVDLLKQGDQKFNLIYYRELKQGQLRMLLINEELAKKGGIEKLINTILVDPDISMRVYLLIVRGDFDEYIKNQLTVQDNQDYFLYRMLKHYEEHNQGEMSIVNIHKFMKKVYSPFKDPVLPVFHSDKDNFNYVGTGIFQNDKEVMVIQDVDDNIFQLLDNNHFLKVLAIPKLSISLGRIRSNVRMKLSSDYSSLSLHVGLKGRIEEYQGELNIQSEEQLEQLIHEIEVYLEEQTSDLLKRMQRWKVDPLEVGTHSLKPFSKEITDEQWLKHWENMKINVDYDIKVHPLINGVVDVFQNK, encoded by the coding sequence ATGGTACCATACAAGCACTATGGTTTATTGGCGGTTGTAAGCCTTATGTGGATGGCCGGCTGTTCTTCCCCATATGTCGAGAACAATAAGATCGAAGAGATTGCTCCGGTAGTTTTCTGGTCGGTTGACAAGGGGACGGAAGGAAAGTTGAGAATCAGCACTTTAGTACCACCGCTCATCCAAGAAAAAAAACGTCTGCTCTCCAAGGAAGTCGATCTGTTAAAGCAGGGAGACCAGAAGTTTAATTTAATTTATTATCGGGAATTAAAGCAGGGGCAGCTGCGAATGTTATTAATTAATGAGGAGCTGGCAAAAAAAGGAGGCATTGAAAAGCTGATCAATACCATACTGGTTGATCCCGATATTTCAATGCGTGTCTATTTGTTGATTGTCAGAGGCGATTTTGATGAATACATAAAAAATCAATTGACGGTGCAAGACAACCAGGATTATTTCCTTTATCGGATGTTAAAGCATTACGAGGAGCATAATCAAGGTGAAATGAGCATCGTCAATATTCATAAATTCATGAAGAAGGTATATTCTCCTTTTAAAGATCCGGTCCTGCCGGTTTTTCATTCGGATAAGGACAATTTCAATTACGTAGGAACAGGCATCTTCCAAAATGATAAAGAAGTAATGGTCATTCAAGACGTGGACGATAATATTTTTCAACTTCTGGATAACAATCATTTCCTAAAAGTCTTGGCCATTCCAAAGTTATCTATCAGTTTAGGACGTATTCGATCCAATGTTCGCATGAAACTATCGAGCGACTATTCATCCTTGTCCTTACATGTGGGATTGAAAGGAAGAATTGAGGAATACCAGGGAGAATTGAATATTCAAAGTGAGGAACAATTGGAACAATTAATTCATGAAATTGAGGTCTACCTTGAGGAACAAACGTCAGATTTATTAAAACGAATGCAACGTTGGAAAGTGGATCCCTTAGAGGTCGGAACCCATTCGCTTAAGCCGTTTTCTAAAGAAATAACGGATGAGCAATGGTTGAAACATTGGGAAAATATGAAAATTAATGTTGACTACGACATCAAAGTACATCCTTTGATTAATGGAGTGGTTGATGTGTTTCAAAACAAGTAA
- a CDS encoding GerAB/ArcD/ProY family transporter: protein MKSLSLYNRTSTLGGIYFLLLVNRMQMHYFILIMPVYLVHSYMVWGIVVMGLLSQLNLMMMSKWFTSSYAAKGYQGFLQLFGKRPVQVFAILGFLIILLKISIITLGYIEMLHNFIFPSMDTRWLILFILLISLYVASHGMENTLRFVVIAFLCGAWISVLFIPFFFQPDANYRDLYPLIPTEWSGQSWQGLLFIWSAFSGPVYLVFMVPWLSSNKKISKYLVIGNMMSIMEYVLLFVASVLFYGSHYLRKIDFPIGYMGSYIQTSGLERIDYILISFHMFNYVFDISILLLCFYGAGRIFMRKMKERTTRIGLLSSWFVILISIILMDQWLWQTVPGQKMLLNLQIWTGSCIYLLIPAILFIAVRRKESM from the coding sequence GTGAAGAGTTTATCCTTATATAATCGAACTTCCACCCTTGGCGGTATCTATTTCCTTCTCTTAGTGAATCGCATGCAAATGCATTATTTTATTTTAATCATGCCGGTTTATTTGGTTCATTCGTATATGGTTTGGGGAATTGTCGTGATGGGGCTACTGTCCCAGCTTAATTTGATGATGATGTCCAAATGGTTTACTTCAAGTTATGCAGCGAAAGGCTATCAAGGATTTTTACAGCTTTTCGGGAAACGGCCGGTTCAAGTTTTCGCAATACTTGGATTTTTAATAATATTGTTAAAAATTTCAATCATCACACTGGGATACATTGAAATGCTTCATAATTTTATTTTTCCATCTATGGATACAAGGTGGCTGATCCTATTTATTCTTTTGATCAGCTTATATGTGGCTTCACATGGAATGGAGAATACATTGCGTTTTGTCGTCATCGCCTTTCTTTGCGGGGCTTGGATCTCAGTCCTGTTTATTCCTTTTTTCTTCCAACCGGATGCCAATTACCGCGATTTGTATCCTCTCATACCCACCGAATGGTCAGGACAATCATGGCAAGGTTTGTTGTTTATTTGGTCGGCATTTTCCGGTCCGGTATATTTGGTTTTTATGGTTCCATGGTTAAGCTCCAATAAAAAAATATCGAAATACCTGGTTATTGGAAATATGATGTCGATCATGGAATATGTATTATTGTTCGTTGCTTCGGTATTGTTTTACGGATCACACTACTTACGCAAGATCGATTTTCCGATAGGATATATGGGAAGCTACATTCAAACGAGCGGTTTAGAACGAATCGATTACATCCTTATCTCTTTCCATATGTTTAATTATGTGTTTGACATTTCAATTCTTCTGTTGTGTTTTTATGGAGCCGGAAGAATCTTTATGAGAAAAATGAAAGAACGCACAACTCGGATTGGTTTATTGTCGAGCTGGTTCGTCATTTTGATAAGCATCATCTTAATGGATCAATGGTTATGGCAAACGGTTCCGGGTCAAAAGATGTTACTGAACCTTCAAATCTGGACCGGCTCATGCATTTATTTACTTATTCCTGCGATCCTTTTCATTGCAGTTAGACGAAAGGAGAGTATGTAG
- a CDS encoding spore germination protein — translation MVEKYDPQMKNHQMSTWLDELKQKLNHMDDAEIVEHRMGPSASVHLLYIKTLIDPERLNETIIQPLHRSAGNSLSSCITNAKVSEVLSIEDAEQKIMQGFILLNDSVNDQWLGVQLENPLGRAVEPSQTETVIYGAKDSFSEQIDKNITMLRRRLPITTLKTESFTIGSLSKTKVVLLYIDGLTNPEFVSLARKKIESVDFDQFLDSSQLAAFIEDHNHTVFPQFLQTDRPDACAYALGEGKLTLLVSNSPFALIAPITFFHLLQSPEDYFLRWPVASFLRLIRYGSFIVSLTMIPFYVALTTFHYQMVPLPLLYVLLESRGKLPFTPFAEGFFMIVTLEIIKEASLRMPTKTSQTLGVIGGIVIGQAAVEAGFASKVLIVLMGISAIAFFLVPNYQVTKSMVLMQILLLILASFLGLPGIVIGLIGILAHLHALTSLGQPYLAPIAPFYGKDWNDLFIRGPLIWMKTRPKYLKPLRKWRQEMKK, via the coding sequence ATGGTTGAAAAATACGACCCTCAAATGAAAAATCATCAAATGTCCACATGGCTTGATGAATTAAAACAGAAATTAAACCATATGGATGATGCCGAAATTGTTGAGCACAGAATGGGTCCCAGTGCCTCAGTCCATCTTTTATACATAAAAACGTTAATCGATCCAGAGCGTTTAAACGAGACGATTATTCAGCCACTTCATCGTTCTGCCGGCAATTCGCTTTCTTCATGCATAACCAATGCCAAAGTTTCGGAAGTTCTATCGATCGAAGATGCTGAGCAAAAAATAATGCAAGGATTTATTCTTCTAAACGATTCAGTCAACGATCAGTGGTTAGGCGTCCAACTGGAAAACCCTCTTGGTCGGGCAGTTGAACCTTCCCAAACGGAAACGGTTATATATGGAGCGAAAGACAGCTTCAGTGAACAAATCGATAAAAACATTACAATGTTGCGCAGACGTTTGCCTATAACTACATTAAAAACGGAAAGCTTTACTATCGGTTCACTGAGTAAAACGAAAGTTGTGTTACTGTACATAGACGGATTAACTAATCCAGAATTTGTTTCCCTTGCAAGAAAGAAAATTGAAAGTGTGGATTTCGATCAATTTTTAGACTCCTCTCAGCTTGCAGCTTTTATTGAAGATCATAACCATACGGTCTTTCCGCAGTTTCTACAAACGGATCGGCCGGATGCCTGTGCCTACGCCTTAGGTGAGGGAAAGCTGACGCTATTGGTTTCCAATTCACCGTTTGCTTTAATTGCTCCCATTACTTTTTTCCATCTACTCCAATCTCCGGAAGACTACTTCCTTCGTTGGCCGGTAGCCAGTTTCTTACGTTTAATCCGGTACGGAAGTTTTATTGTTTCTTTGACGATGATTCCTTTTTATGTTGCGTTAACGACATTTCATTACCAAATGGTTCCGCTACCGCTTCTTTACGTATTATTGGAATCGAGAGGCAAATTGCCCTTTACTCCGTTTGCGGAAGGATTTTTCATGATCGTAACGCTGGAAATCATCAAAGAAGCAAGTTTGCGAATGCCGACCAAAACCAGTCAAACTTTAGGGGTTATCGGTGGTATCGTCATTGGACAAGCTGCTGTAGAAGCAGGCTTTGCAAGTAAAGTATTGATAGTGTTGATGGGTATATCCGCTATTGCTTTCTTTTTAGTTCCCAATTATCAAGTTACAAAATCCATGGTGCTGATGCAAATTCTTCTTCTTATCCTTGCATCGTTTCTTGGGTTGCCGGGAATCGTGATCGGGCTAATCGGGATTCTTGCACATCTCCATGCATTAACATCATTAGGTCAACCTTATTTAGCACCGATTGCTCCTTTTTATGGAAAGGATTGGAATGACCTCTTTATCCGCGGCCCTTTAATTTGGATGAAAACGCGTCCGAAATATCTAAAACCACTACGGAAATGGCGACAGGAGATGAAGAAGTGA
- the rlmH gene encoding 23S rRNA (pseudouridine(1915)-N(3))-methyltransferase RlmH, producing MLIQLIGVGKLKEKYLSLGIAEYAKRLTPYLKFQMIEVADEKAPDHLSEAEVVQVKVREGERILAQIKSEAHVIALAIDGKLWSSEELAAEIDRLGTYGTSHVVFVIGGSHGLSDEVMRRAQQRMSFGRMTLPHQLMRLVLVEQIYRAVKINRGEPYHK from the coding sequence ATGTTAATTCAACTGATTGGCGTAGGCAAATTGAAGGAGAAGTATCTGAGTCTTGGCATCGCGGAATATGCCAAACGGCTAACGCCCTACCTCAAGTTTCAGATGATTGAGGTGGCGGATGAGAAGGCACCTGACCACCTCAGTGAGGCAGAGGTGGTTCAGGTGAAGGTGCGCGAGGGGGAGCGTATCCTCGCGCAGATCAAGAGCGAGGCGCATGTCATTGCGCTCGCGATTGACGGCAAGCTCTGGAGCTCGGAAGAGCTTGCCGCCGAGATCGACCGGCTCGGCACCTACGGGACGAGCCATGTCGTCTTCGTCATCGGAGGCAGCCACGGGCTCTCCGATGAGGTGATGCGCCGCGCCCAGCAGCGCATGAGCTTCGGCCGCATGACGCTGCCCCACCAGCTCATGCGGCTGGTGCTGGTGGAGCAGATTTACCGGGCGGTGAAGATCAATCGCGGGGAACCGTATCATAAGTAG
- a CDS encoding S-layer homology domain-containing protein, with protein sequence MNLKSKRKLLSVTAGLVLLTNSIVVHPAEAATGNSTTGLPAAPAWGHFVDTYKNNTPVNMAVYSNPSIGVLSGFLDLWTPGTSWDNGKMKNSSVLDYNIQYVADLAKTRTPAEEQAAYYDDRRGQTYGAVDGLGSLSEVYRAMSGTYTTITSIPDDATSVKYNDGNDSNKGGDSDSKLGKMVDLIGIIRGNYASTSQAKNFYSYKRPFRWKDTSIIVPTLVPAMSNTPAKDGGFPSGHTNASYLAALSLAYAVPERFQELMTRASEMGNNRIVAGMHSPLDVMGGRVTAMAFAAGALTDPDNAALKQAAYTQAHEVLLTQTGTAEDRFTDYAKNKAQYTQRLTYGFPQIHSTTEPAVAPKGAEVLLETRLPYLSADQRRAVLVTTALPSGYPVLDDPEGWGRLNLFAAADGYGAFAEHVTVTMDAAEGGFHAADRWRNDISGTGGLTKEGTGTLKLAGSNTYSGGTEVKAGILEGDSATAFGKGNVTNIGGSVVENVYGAMVIGGSFTQASEGTLVLGLTGADDVLEVKGAVKADGKLKVNLMNSYVPGSGLIPLITHGESQRSGQFTSVQVEGLLSKYTAQVVYLSNQIALSITDTTSGGNPSSGGGTGGGNPGGTPGTPAGSTGTVPGNTGTTTGNGSNAPAEPEKQPQGGTNPFQSGVVSRETVYKTVSDAIAATKDKSILFKDTTDHWGSRTIAAAVKLQIIDGYADGSFRPNAPVTRAEFTAMIARSFGLGTTPTASKFRDTASNWAAGYISALADKGIVTGYADGSFKPGATITRAEMVTIIGRVLDLGVLQTGTPASFKDVSSSYWAADAIRQAASANLVQGISASAFAPRNPATRAEAVAVIIRALESDSSIQALIEGL encoded by the coding sequence TTGAACTTGAAGTCGAAAAGAAAGCTGTTGTCTGTTACGGCAGGTCTGGTACTCCTCACGAATTCGATCGTGGTACATCCTGCAGAGGCGGCCACCGGTAATTCAACAACCGGGCTGCCGGCTGCTCCGGCATGGGGGCATTTCGTAGATACCTATAAGAATAACACACCTGTGAATATGGCGGTGTATTCCAACCCCTCGATCGGTGTACTCTCCGGCTTCCTGGACCTCTGGACACCAGGCACCTCCTGGGATAACGGGAAGATGAAGAACAGCAGTGTGCTGGATTACAACATTCAATATGTAGCTGATCTGGCAAAGACCCGAACTCCGGCAGAGGAGCAGGCGGCTTATTACGATGACCGGAGAGGCCAGACCTATGGAGCGGTTGACGGTCTTGGTTCGTTGTCTGAGGTCTACCGCGCTATGTCAGGGACTTACACCACCATTACCAGCATCCCGGATGATGCCACGTCCGTGAAATACAATGACGGCAATGATAGCAACAAGGGCGGCGATTCCGATTCCAAATTGGGCAAAATGGTTGACCTGATCGGGATCATCCGCGGCAATTATGCTTCAACGAGCCAGGCCAAGAATTTCTACAGCTACAAGCGTCCGTTCCGCTGGAAGGATACTTCCATCATCGTGCCAACACTGGTGCCAGCGATGAGCAATACCCCTGCCAAGGACGGCGGCTTCCCGAGCGGTCATACCAATGCTTCCTATCTGGCCGCCTTGTCACTCGCTTACGCGGTGCCGGAGCGATTCCAGGAGCTGATGACCCGGGCCTCGGAGATGGGGAACAACCGGATTGTGGCCGGGATGCACTCTCCCTTGGATGTAATGGGGGGACGAGTAACAGCAATGGCCTTTGCCGCGGGAGCTCTGACGGACCCGGATAATGCGGCGCTGAAGCAGGCGGCTTACACTCAGGCCCATGAAGTGCTGCTTACACAGACAGGTACAGCAGAAGACCGGTTCACGGATTATGCGAAGAATAAGGCCCAGTATACGCAGCGGCTGACCTACGGCTTCCCGCAGATTCACTCCACGACTGAGCCTGCCGTTGCCCCCAAGGGAGCGGAAGTCTTGCTGGAGACCCGACTGCCTTACCTGAGTGCAGATCAGCGTAGAGCAGTTCTCGTAACAACGGCTCTCCCATCTGGATATCCGGTGCTGGATGATCCGGAAGGCTGGGGTCGGCTGAACCTGTTCGCGGCGGCTGACGGGTACGGTGCATTCGCTGAGCATGTAACGGTAACCATGGACGCTGCTGAAGGAGGCTTCCATGCGGCAGACCGCTGGCGGAATGATATCTCCGGGACGGGCGGACTGACCAAGGAGGGTACAGGCACGCTTAAGCTGGCGGGGAGTAACACGTATTCCGGCGGTACAGAGGTGAAGGCAGGTATCCTGGAAGGAGACTCGGCGACAGCCTTCGGCAAAGGGAATGTGACGAATATCGGCGGTTCTGTAGTGGAGAACGTCTACGGTGCAATGGTAATCGGCGGCAGCTTCACCCAGGCCTCCGAAGGTACGCTTGTACTGGGCCTTACCGGAGCAGACGATGTCCTTGAGGTTAAGGGCGCGGTGAAGGCTGACGGGAAGCTGAAGGTAAACTTGATGAACAGCTACGTTCCAGGCAGCGGCCTGATTCCGCTCATTACGCATGGTGAGAGCCAGCGCAGCGGGCAGTTTACTTCTGTGCAGGTTGAAGGACTGCTGAGCAAATATACCGCTCAAGTCGTCTACCTGAGCAATCAGATTGCGCTTAGTATTACAGATACGACAAGCGGCGGGAACCCGAGTTCCGGTGGTGGAACTGGCGGCGGCAATCCGGGCGGAACGCCGGGGACTCCGGCTGGAAGTACCGGAACGGTACCAGGGAACACCGGCACAACTACAGGCAACGGCAGCAATGCCCCTGCCGAACCGGAGAAACAGCCTCAGGGCGGAACCAATCCGTTCCAATCCGGAGTTGTCAGCCGGGAGACTGTATATAAGACCGTTAGTGATGCTATTGCTGCAACGAAGGATAAGAGTATTCTCTTCAAGGACACTACAGACCATTGGGGCAGCCGTACCATCGCGGCAGCCGTGAAGCTGCAGATCATCGACGGCTATGCCGACGGCTCCTTCCGTCCGAATGCACCGGTCACAAGAGCCGAATTCACGGCGATGATCGCCCGCTCCTTCGGTCTGGGCACGACTCCGACTGCGTCAAAATTCCGTGATACTGCTTCAAATTGGGCGGCTGGATATATCAGCGCTTTGGCGGACAAAGGAATCGTAACCGGCTATGCCGACGGCAGCTTCAAACCGGGTGCGACTATCACCCGTGCCGAGATGGTAACGATTATTGGCCGTGTGCTGGATCTGGGTGTGCTTCAGACCGGTACACCGGCCAGCTTCAAGGATGTCAGCAGCAGTTACTGGGCGGCTGACGCTATCCGCCAGGCGGCTTCGGCTAATCTGGTGCAGGGCATATCCGCATCAGCGTTCGCTCCGCGGAATCCTGCTACACGTGCAGAAGCCGTGGCTGTGATTATCCGCGCGCTGGAGAGCGACAGCTCGATCCAGGCGTTGATAGAAGGGTTGTAG